The genomic stretch CAAGTTAATTATCTGGTGTTCTGGGTGGCATAGCATTCTCTTCCTCTCTGGTTCATCACCCATGATAGGCCAGTAAAGGTGACCACTCAGAGTCTTAACTGTGAAAGTGTTCTGCATTCCTCAGGACACAGGGCTCCCTCTCTCCCAGAAGCCATGAATCTCCTGATGCTGACCTTCATGATATGTGGGTTACTAAATCTGGTGACCAAAGGTAATGGAACCCTACAATGGAGAGATGATGGAACTAGGAGGAGTTGTTGACCCTGGGCTCCCAGGTGTCTTGAAGGGGAAAGAGAGTCCACAGGAAAAGCCTTGGGCCAATAAAGAGCAGTGCAAGTGCTCTTATGATGGCATGCTGGCAGCTCCATGTCCCTGCTCTCTAAGAATCTGTTAGAGACATTTATGCACTTATTATTATGTACTTATTATTTTTGCTAAGAAGTGTATTTATGTTTCATATACAAGTATATTCTATACAACCAATCATAGACATAAACCATTCAACATAAAATTCCTAGACATGCACCTTATTGCTGTCTGCTTAGTGCATTGTCAAATTCTGAATATTGCAAatgtttaaaatgaaggaaaatatctaagtttataatattttctatttctttgactATGGAGAAGTCaaacttcaaatatatatttatcatgtatTTCGATTTTTCTGTAAAGTGTGTGGttctacttatttttctcttttattgtgaGGGTGGTAGATTTGTTTCCTGCTGATTTATAAATTTTTGCTTATAGGTTCTATTTTGCAACTTAGCTATTTAATGttttgagtgtctttttctgttttcaattgaGATGGCACCTGAGGGTTTTGTAAAGAAACATTTTACCAAGCCAAACTGTCCATCAGTGGAGTGCTGTTAATAGCTATATTGAAGTTGATGCTATCTGATTCCgtatctgttttccttctttctttttgttttcagagaGAATTCACACGAGGGATAATATTTTGGCTAGATGGCTTATGTGCCTGAATTAATACCATTGTAATTCATATTTTTTAGATGTATGATTTTGAAATATTGGTGATGGAGGTCATAAGTCCTAATGACATAATAATTCCAGACTGAGGAGCTTTGAAATAAGTGACGGCTGCcattctaaaaaaaaaccaaaaaacattaaGTTATAGATTATTCCCAGTCACCATCATTGTATTGCTTAAGCCATATTCTTGGAACTATCTTTGATATTCTAAGCTGTGAGATCCATATCTACCAGGAAATCTATTACATCTATCTGCAAATTATGTCTAGAACCAACTGATCTCACCACCTCCATCCACTGCTACCGCTCTGATTCAAGTCACTATCGTCTCTCACCTGTTACTGCTTCCTCATAGCTTCCTCACAGGTCTCTGTCCTTCTACTCTTGCCTCCTGCCGCCTTCTGTCAAGATAGCATAGAGTGTGATCTGCTCGCACTGGAAGTCAGACCACGTACCTCTTCTGCTCAGATCTCTGCAGTGGCCCCCTCTTCACTCAGAACAATAACCAGCGTCCTTACAGTGGCCCACCAGGCCCTCCATGATCTGGTGCTTATGACCTCTCTCACCTCATCTCCCACCACTCTAGGCTTCTAGTCCTTACTCACTTTGCCAGAGCCACACTGGCCTCAGTGCCCTTCCTCAAACATGCCAGGCTTGCTCAACCCACAGagttctgttttttcctctgcttAGAATGCACTTGCCCTACATACTGGTGTGGCTATTCCTTCACCACCTTCAGGTCACCGTTTAATTGTCACCTTCTCTCAAGACCTCTGCTAACTGCTGTTTAAGAAACTGTCATCTGCCCCCATGACACACCAAATAGATTCCACTTAAATCTATTCTCTCTTATTTCTGAAAACCACTTATCATCCTCTCACATACAGGATAAtttactcattttctttattgtctgtTTTCCTCTGCTAGAAAGTAAGCTCCATGCGATTTTGTCTGCTTAGTTCACAAATGTACCCCAAGCACCTAGAATAGAGTCTGTACCACAGTTAGGGGCTCAAACCTCTGTTGAGTGATGGGCTGTACTCGAAATTTTAACTCTGGTGGGAATAGTTGAAAAGGAGTAGTGAGCAATGCAAGTGAGAGGCAAGTTTAAAGAAGAATTGACAGAACAAGATGATTTAACGTGTTTGGGAATGGAGGAGAAATGCTGACAGGACTCAGATTTCGAGGATGGGCACcctggaggaaaaataaataaatacatagagagGTAATCTTTGTAGAAGTGAGGAATGAGGAAGCAATGTTAGACTTTGTCCAGGATGAAAGAAGTGGTACAGCTACCCTTGAAACTTACAGAAAATTCTACCAAGGGCAATAGAATTGGAGCCAgtaaaataataagagaataaTGAATCATTGGAGAAGTTGGGATAAAGCCAACATTCCCAGGGTAGGAAATAGGAGCCAAATTTTcattgtgctctctctctctatctcaaCCCACGAAAGGTACTTTTCATACTTTatcaaattaaatgcaaaaagggttgttttgagaattacTTGACCTTCTTCATACATCCTTGGCTTCCTCCAACATAGAGCCTTTGCACTAGCATTTCCTAGAATACACCAACCTTGGTGCTTCTCAGGCGGTTTGCTGAGAAAGATGGTCATATAGTTGCTTGATAAATGATCATACAATGGAACAGACTAGTTTCATGGTAGATGCCTATCCTCCATCCTCCAGTGAATTATCACGCTGCTTAGAAATCCTACTGTATTTCTTGTGTGAGCtcatctttcctctttcctagaCCACTTTTTTGCActgacctttctttcttttcaattctcCTGCTCCACTCCTGTCTATGATATTCCCTCCCAGCTTAGGACTTTACCCCACatctcaagattttaaaaattcaaatggcactttttctttttaccgCTGCCAACACTCATACCAGTATGGCTTTGCacccatcttctctttccctcttgacATAGCTGAGGAAGTGTGCTTCTCCATATCACATACAGTCAAACGCTGTATGTGTTCTTAATCCTTGTCACCTAATCAAGGACTATGCCCTTCTTTTGCCTCATTTCCCTCTTCTACGTTAATCTCTCCTTTTCTACTTGTCCCTTCTTAATATTTGCAAACATGCTCTCTTATTTCCCGGTTTTCAAAACAAACCTGAAAAACCTTCCCTTGACTCCATATTGTCCTCCAAGTACTTCTCTATTTCTCTGCTCTTCCTCACAGCTAAACTTCCTAAGAGTTTGGTCTCCAGGTGCTATTTCCACTTCTCATTCACATGTCAACCACTTCACTTCTGTTTCTCCTCTTCCTACCACTCTGAAGATTACCATTGACACTCATCATGTTAAATGCAATGGAGGCTCCAGCTCCTGCTTTATCTCGCTCAACCTCACAGCAGTATTTGCCTACAAGTGTCCACACGTTCCTTTAGGAAACGTTTTCCTCACTTGCGTAATCTAGTCATACCTGATGCAACTTTCTTTGTATCCCTTTGGCATTTGCCATTTTCATGCACACCAGCGTGACCTGCGCCTGGCAGTATCCTCAAAGCATGGTCGATTGCTTGCAAATCAGTCCTGTACAGGGCAGTCGGGAAATGACAGGGAATTGTCAGCTCACTCTGGTATCATCTATCAACTACTGGATGGTGGAAAAATATTCCAGCTCCTCTGACCCTCAAGAAGGATAAATTGGACCTTTATCCTAGCCATATACTAATTGCCAGATTTCCCCATGGGGTCATGCTCTAGTCAATCACAGTGGTAACTAACTGTATTGGCTGTCTTATTTCCCTAACTTCCCCATTTCCAAACTGATTTTGGGATGTGGGGAGTGCTGAATACCCTCAACTCATTTATTATACCGTAGTCAAAATTTATCCCAAGGTCTGCTTTTGGGAAAACTAATCTAATTCTCTAGTGTCTCATTCTCCTGTTTTGCTCTAAGTatcttgctgttccttctgtgcCTTCTCCTCCTATCTGAGCTCTCTATATTGACACTCCCCAGAATTTAACTATGGCCCCCTGTTATCTCACATTATTCCAACGCTATATGTACTTTATAACTGTAGTTTTAAATACTATCCATAGCAATGATTCCACAATTTACATCTAGAGTCCAAACTTGTCTACTGAGTTGTTACAGCTATATCCTACTGCCCTCTGGACATCTGAGGTATATTGTGTTATATACCCCAAAACAAGTACTTGTAACcacctttttctcttccctccaaatcgtgttctttcctctgtttaCTATTCTATGAATAGCAAGTATCACGAATCTCCCCTATATCGGCTCAGAAATGTACTGATGTACTTGGATTTCTCCATCCTCCGCTGACCTTATATTCAAACAATCGATGTCTTTAGTCTGTTCTCTTCTTTACAACTCTCACAGCCCTAGTTCCAGCCATCCTCATGTTTCACCTGGCCAAAGCTTCTAACGTGTCTCCCAGATTctattcttccttttcccttatcTAATTTCCATGTGACATCCTAGCTAACTGTCTAAAACATGAAGTAAATTAACTCACATGAtggtttgaaataaataaaaatgcttaataaTGGCCAAATTGACTAGGCAATGGCATGATTACTTCAAGCTCATTTTATCTCGTGCCCCTTTGCTCTTTGCACATTATACTTCAGACTCTTCAGCTTTCTCTTAATACCTTAAAGACACTATGCTGTTTCTCAACACTGGGACTGAGCATTTGATGGTCCTTTCCTGAAATAATCTTTGCCTCCTGTGTATCCTGTTGCCTCCTTTCATCCTTCGTGCCTTGCCGTGGCTTAACTATTAGCTTTACATATGTCTATCCTCTCTGTCtcgttttcttcctcctcctcctctttccttcttctccagtctttctcctgccccctcccctctccttctctctctcctctccccaccaccagcaATTTCCTTGATGGCACATGTCACAGTTTTTAATATacagttttagttttcttctttgtctctccaAATGGCTTGTGGTATTTGTTGTCATATTACTTTTGATGGCAATAGTAGTAGTTGTCAAACTTTGGAATTAATGTTTGTCGTCTTGTGgctagaatttttaaattgactGCTTGTTTAACCTTGCAGCTGGCTGGTTTGTTGAAAGATGCTGGAAGAATGATGTAGGACACTGCAGAAAACGATGTTTACATCtcgaaaggtacaaacttctttGTAAGAATAAGCTGTCATGCTGCATTCCCCTCAGCAGTGACCATCCACACACTCAATGGCCAATACGTCCCACATTCGGTGAAGATGTAACTGTTGGATTTGGTACTCACgatggttttcctttttctcccataTCTGGGTTGAATGATGAGGTAACAATTAAAACAATTGAGACTGAAGAAACCACAGTAACTGGGACCACTACTTCCGAGAGAGATTCTCCCTAGACTTTGACAACTATTCCTGAGAGCGTTGAGGGTACAACATTTTCTCATGAGCCTGAGACAGCAGATCTATATAATCGTTGGGACTAATATCCAGGGAGCCAAGTCTACAGATGTTATTTCACCGGGGACAGTTCAATCGAGAATTGGATGACATAGAGGTGGACATAATGCTACTGCCTAGACAAGAACCGAGAGAGTTACCTCACAATTAGAAATGTATAAAGAGAAGTGTATAGAAGATATAGGGATTCTTTATTTTGGGCTTAAATTcgttctttgttttcctctgataTACTAATATACATGTGCTAATATTTGGCCTCAGgtgatatttgtgtgtgtatttttccataataaacaaacaaacaaacacataaataaataccaCGGTTTTGAGTTGCCTGTATAGTTGAGACTGAAATTTTGATTTCTGTAATACCTGAAACACTACTATCATATATGGAAGAACCTATGAAGGCACATAAAAAGTTCCAGACAAGTCTTCCCTTTCCTGTCCCTctgtcctcaccaacatttattgtaAGTGCTGACTTTAAATCCCTGTTTGTATCATGAGGTCAAATTTTGTTTAATACTTCAACCCAAAACAAACCCAGTTTTAGTTAGAAACTACCTCATTCACCACGAACACTGATTTAACTAGATAGAGGTGCACATGGGACTTGCCTTAAGAGCACATCATAGTAAATTAAGAGGTACATCACAAATTTTACTTATCTTTCCAATGCTCTTTCCACTCAAAAGTCTACTCAAAACTTCCAACTATGGTGGTCTCATTGCATGCCTCTCCAGATGTTCATTTTGTCCACGAATACTAGTTGTGTGTAGGGGGGTCTATGCTTTGTCTGCCTCTGTGCATGTGAGTGCTGTTTGCACAGCAACTGGTGGATCAGTGACTTTACTCTCTGATATCACAGAGAAGTAGTTATTCACTCTAAGGTTGACTAATTATTAATGTGCTGAGCGAAGGCTGGTGTGCTACTGAGAGCCACAGTCCCAGATGCCTAAATGTCTCAGAATGAAGAAGGTTTATTctctaattctttttattttcttagggtCAAGCTGCCAGTGACCCCAGCTGTGGATTTGATATTGGTCATCAGGCCACTGACCTTTAAGTAGACCTCATATTCCAGTAGATCATGGACCTCTTGTTGGCTGACAAACTATCCTactttgcctgggactgagggtcTTCCCAGATCTTGGGAATTAGAGTGCCAAAACCAAGAAAGTCTTTAGCAAACCTGGACAAGGTGATCGACTTTTTTCTAGTGTACCTTGGCCTAAATTgctcttctccatttctttgtatggctgacaCCTCGTCACACAGGTCATATGCCAACCCTTCACAGAGGCATTCTTTCACCATAAAGACATCCCTAGGCCACCAGTCTGCCTCAGACTAGAGTACTCTTTTTCTATACTTTTgtcttaaatgtcacctccttagaAATAATCCTTGGCCACTAGACCACTCCTCACACTACTCTgcattattttcttccattcacttaaattctttgaaattattttgtagatttctttgctctccttctgaattattttatcatttacttaCATATAGCCTGTCATCACCACTATAATGTACATAGAGTCCTTACACTGTGGTCCTGTTCATGGCTGCGTCCCAAGCTGCTAGACTAGTGCGTTGCGCATGGTGgatgctcaataaaaatttttgcaCTTGTTCATGAAATCATCTCAAATAATATGAGAAGATCTGACAATATAAAGTAGTAATCTTCAAACTGGGATACTGGTTGCAACATTTTTTTCCAAGATACGCATGTTGATAATttaagggaaatatttttttGACCCTCAAGTGTTTAATATCTTGTGATACTCAgagcattaattttttaaaaattcggTTATAGTTGCTTGACAGTGTTGTGTTAAGTTCTACTGTACactgaagtgaatcagctatatgtatacatatatctccccttttttggatttccttcccatttaggtcaccacagagcatcgagtatagttccctgtgttatacagcaggttctctttagttatctgttttacacatagtagtgtatgtatgtcaatccgaatctcccaattcatcccacccacccccttttccctgttggtgttcatatgtttgttttctacgtctgtgtctctattactgctttgcaaataaattcatctgtaccatttgtcTGGATTGCACATATaagcattaatatatgatatttgtttttctccttctgacttacatcactctgtatgacagtctctatatccatccacatctctaaaaatgactccattttgttattttttttttaacatctttattggagtataattgctttacaatggtgtgttagtttctgctttataacaaagtgaatcagttatacatatacatatgttcccatatctcttccttcttgcatctccctccctcccaccctccctatcccacccctctaggtggtcacaaagcacagagctgatctccctgtgctatgcggttgcttcccactagctatctattttacgtttggtagtgtatatatgtccatgccactctctcactttgtccgttttctttttatggctgagtaatattccattacgtatatatgtaccatatctttatccattcatgtgttgatggacatttaggttgcttccatatcacTTAACATGCTCTTCTATCTCCACTTTGtaaatttttgtttaactttgaaagaaaatttaCCTCTCACCACTTCTTTTTCTGACAATCATGGATTGCTCAGAGTGGAAAAACGTCCACGTGTCAAACCAGTCAATAATTGAAAGATTGTTGCTGGTATTCAGAAAGTAAGTAATCATAGACTTTGGATAACAAATCCTTTAGAAATTCAAGTGacttttcattcttcatttaCCATAGCAATGACAGCAGGGCAAATCACCTGGTGGGTGATAGatcattgtaaataaaatttagtgATAGCTTACTATGGGATTTTGGGCATATAACTTGTAAGGACTTAaaagaaatgtgttctctctctctctctctctctctctccccatgtatctatcatttatctatctgcTACCGAATCTTTAAACTTTCACATTTACCATTTGATGTGAATAAGATGTCTCagtgattacatttttaaaaataaaaactgggaaGAAATTTGGTACTGACTCTCATCTCATcagtaaaaaataatattcatctACCTACACATAAACTAATTGAGAGAAAGCAATATGTATTTACTAAGAGGATGCATTTGTAGTACAACAAAAAGTTATtcttcattaataaatatttttcacattttataatacatttatgtggctttaatcaattttgttCCAAATATTGCAATAATGACTCAATCTTGAATATGCTGTTAAATATTTAGAGCCTTATATTTACACagatttcacaataaaaattacaatatatATCCACATTTTTGCAGAGAAATATGATAGAATTATCAACAGTAGACTTTCAAAgactaaaatatattacattaaggTCTAATTTTATGGGTATgttggaataaaaacaaacagctggaataaaagtttaaagagaaaaaatgatgtAATATTACTAATCGTTAAGGAAATGATTCTTTGCATATTTATTAAATGGATTACTGTCAATAACAAATTCTATGCATTCAGATtgaattgaaaatttaaattgtaattttttaCATGTCAATTTTTATAACACACAAGTAATCACAGCAtcttattatataaatttatcatgaaatattttatgtctCAATTTAAAATTGTGTTAGAAAAAACACACCCTCAAAatccaaaaaattcaaaaagttatGCTTCAAATATTACCTGGTTCGGACTGATGATTGTTTTTCCAATAGTCTgatcattatgttttaaaaaaaattcctgtatGTTCCATTTCCATGATTATAGGTTTCACCATCATGCAGCATGAtagcttttgctttcttttcttaaattattttttaataaatgtttattataccTGTGTGAACTGCTAATTTTTAATCTAAAGCTCAGACAGAAGACACTTGTTCAGGACCACATGGTTATAAAGGACAAGACAGAgaacagaagaaaagggaaagcacAGGGAGGAAGAGCACAGATGAAATTAAACAGATatgattttgactttcaagtctacCACTTAGAAGTGACTTAATTTTGGGCGAGTTACACacctatctgagcctcagttttctcatctctaaagttGGAACAGTATCTACTTTTCAGGGGTCTTGTGAGGATTCAaagttgttctttttcttttattggggtattgttgttttacaatgttgtgtttgtttctactgtacagcgaagtggagttccctgtgctatacagcaggttctcattagttatctattttatacatattagcgtatatatgtcaatctcaatctcccaattcatcccaccccccctttcccaccttggtgtccatatgtttgttctctacgtctgtgtctctatttctgccttgcaaacaggttaatctgtaccattttcttagattccacatatataagttaataaatggtatttattttcctttttctgacttacttcactctgtatgacagtcactaggtccatccatgtctctataaatgacccagttttgttcctttttatggttgagtaatattccattgaatatggTGGTAtctgtaccatgtcttctttatccatttgtctgtcagtgggcatttaggttgcttccatgacctggctgttgtaaatagtgctacaatgaacactggggtgaatGTGtatgtttgaattatggttctctctgggtatatgcccagtagggggattgctgggtcatatggtaaatctattttagtttttttttgctttagtatttttaatcaaaaataaCATTCATTGTTTTTCATTACTATAGCAATaattcatgtttgttttctaacatatttattggagtataattgctttacaatggtgtgttactttctgctttataacaaagtgaatcagctatacatatacatatatccccatacatcctccctcttgcacctccctcccatgctccctatcctacccctctaggtggtcacaaagcaccaagctgatctccctgtgctatgcagctgcttcccactaactgtctattttacatttgggagtatatataagtccatgccactctctcactttgtcccagcttacacttctccctccccatgtgctcaagtccattctctacgtctgtgtctttattcctgtcctgcccctaggttcttcagaacctttttttttttaatccatatatatgtgttagcatatggtatttaattttctctttctgacttacttcactttgtatgacggtctccaggtccatccacctcactacaaataactcaatttcgtttctttttatggctgactatattacattgtatatatgtgccacatctgctttatccattcatctattgatggatacttaggtttcttccatgtcctggttattgtaaatagtgctgcaatgaacattggggtacatgactctttttgaattatggttttctcagggtatatgcccagtagtgggattgctgggtcatatggtagttctatttttagctttttaaggaacctccatactgttctccataatggctgtatcaatttacattccaaccaacagtgcaagaggttccccttttctccacaccctctccagcatttattgtttgtagattttttgatgatggccatcctgaccagtgtgaggtgatacctcattgtagttttgatctgcatttctctaataattagtgatattgagcatcttttcatgtgtctcttgaccatctgtatgccttcttttgagaaatctctatttaggtcttccacccagtttttgattgggttgtttgtttgttttgatattgagcagcatgagctgcttgtaaattttggagattataccattgtccattgattcatttgcaaatatcttctcccattctgagggttgtcttttcatcttgtttatggtttcctttgctgtgcaaaagattttaagtttcattaactcccatttgtttatttttgtttttatttccacttctctaggaggtgggtcaaaaaagatcatgctgtgatttatgtcaaagagggttcttcctatgttttcctctaagaattttatagtgtccgctctcacatttaggtctttgattcattttgaatttacttttgtgaatggtgttagggagtgttctaatttcattcttttacatgtagctgtcctgttttcccagcaccacttattgaagaggctgtctcttctccattgtatattcttacctccattatcatagactagttgaccatatgtgcgtgggtttatctctgggctctctatcctgttccattgatctattttcctgtttttgtgccagtaccatactatcttgattactgtaactttgtagtatagtctgaagtcaggagcctgattcctccagttccatttttttttttctcaagattgctttggctattcagggtcttttgtgtttccatacgaattttaagattttttgttctagttctgtaaaaaatgccattggtaatttgatagggattgcaatgaatctgtagattgctttgggtagtatagtcattttcgtaATATTGATTCTTTTAATCCAAGAAGATTGGATTGTATGGTATATCTcaccatctctttgtgtcatctttgatttctttcatcagtgtcttatagttttctgaatacaggtcttttacatccttaggtaggtttattcctaggtattttattctttttgttgcagtggtaaatggggttgtttctttaatttctccttttgatatattgttgttagtgtataggggcataagagatttctgtgcattaattttatatccttcaactttaccaaattcattgattagttctagtagttttctggtggcatctttaggattttctttgtgtagtatcatgtcatctgctctgatagttttacttcttcctttccaatttgtattccttttatttctttttcttctctgatttctgcagttaggacttccaaagctatgttgaataatagtggcaagagtggacatcctagtcttgttcctgatcttagtggaaattctttccatttttcaccattgagaatgatgtttgttgtgggtttgtcatatatggcctttattatgttgaggtagcttccctctatacccactttctgtagagtttttaatcataagtcgttgaactttgtcaaaagctttttctgcatctattgagatgatcatatggtttgtattcttcaatttgttaatatggtgtatcacattgattgatttgcatattttgaagaatccttgcatccttggcataaatcccacttgatcatgttgtattctttttagtgtgttgttggattctgtttgatagtatttttgtgtctgtattcatcagtgatattggtctgtaattttccttttttgtgatatctttgtctagttgtggtgtcagggtgatggtggcctcattgaataagtttggcagtgttccttcctctgcaattttttggaagagtttgagaacgatggctgttagctcttctctaaatgtttggtagaattcacctgtgaagccatctggtcatggacttttgtttgttggaagattgttaaacacagtttcaatttcattacttgtgattggtctgttcatattttctatttcttcctggttcagtcttggaaggttagacctttctaagaatttgtccatttcttccaggttgtctattttat from Balaenoptera acutorostrata chromosome 15, mBalAcu1.1, whole genome shotgun sequence encodes the following:
- the LOC130704827 gene encoding beta-defensin 125-like, whose protein sequence is MNLLMLTFMICGLLNLVTKAGWFVERCWKNDVGHCRKRCLHLERYKLLCKNKLSCCIPLSSDHPHTQWPIRPTFGEDVTVGFGTHDGFPFSPISGLNDEVTIKTIETEETTVTGTTTSERDSP